In Nocardioides conyzicola, one genomic interval encodes:
- a CDS encoding TetR family transcriptional regulator, with product MTSDAPRRGRRPGAPDTRAAILAAARELFAVHGYAGTSVRAVGAAAGVDAALVHHYFGSKDDLFVAALELRVDPRVALLPVVEAGVDGAGERLMQLFVKVWDIEETRLPLLALVRGVLEPGGQQLVRDGFFRMVLAPVGVALGLDEPERRMQLVASQLVGLVVIRYVLAVEPLASAPADQLVATYAPTLQRYLDGPLP from the coding sequence GTGACCTCGGACGCTCCTCGCCGCGGCCGCCGGCCTGGGGCTCCCGACACCCGGGCGGCGATCCTCGCCGCGGCCCGTGAGCTGTTCGCCGTGCACGGCTACGCCGGGACGTCGGTCCGCGCCGTCGGAGCCGCGGCCGGTGTCGACGCGGCACTGGTGCACCACTACTTCGGGTCCAAGGACGACCTGTTCGTGGCCGCGCTCGAGCTGCGGGTCGACCCCCGTGTCGCGCTGCTGCCGGTGGTCGAGGCGGGAGTGGATGGCGCGGGGGAGCGGCTGATGCAGCTCTTCGTGAAGGTGTGGGACATCGAGGAGACGCGGCTGCCCCTGCTCGCGCTGGTCCGCGGCGTCCTCGAGCCGGGCGGCCAGCAGCTGGTGCGCGACGGGTTCTTCCGCATGGTGCTCGCGCCCGTCGGCGTGGCGCTCGGCCTCGACGAGCCGGAGCGCCGGATGCAGCTGGTCGCCTCCCAGCTCGTCGGCCTCGTCGTGATCCGCTACGTCCTCGCCGTCGAGCCCCTCGCCTCCGCGCCGGCCGACCAGCTGGTCGCGACGTACGCCCCGACCCTGCAGCGGTATCTGGACGGGCCGTTGCCGTAG
- a CDS encoding NAD-dependent epimerase/dehydratase family protein: protein MGSVGRVVLVTGVSRDLGRKFARAAAADPDVARVIGVDAVPPRGDIGDVSFVRADIRNPVIAKVIVKEDVDTVVHMSVISTPGSAGGRNTMKELNVIGTMQLLAACQKAPGLRTLVVKSTTTVYGASSRDPAMFTEDMEPRRAPRSGYAKDVAEIEGYVRGFARRRPDVRVTLLRAANVIGPGVTSPLTSYFRLPVIPTVLGHDARLQFLHEADLLDALLHATRTDVAGTFNVAGDGLLMLSQALRRLQRPTIGLPSFAVGNVGSLLRSARVADFSPEQTAFLTYGRGVDTTRMRTHLGFEPRYSTAEAFADLAGALAPTGGRTDRLLSRLAERLPDPDAVPAVPGSDHG from the coding sequence ATGGGCAGCGTCGGCAGGGTCGTCCTCGTCACCGGGGTCTCACGTGACCTCGGTCGGAAGTTCGCGCGCGCTGCCGCAGCCGACCCCGACGTCGCTCGGGTCATCGGCGTCGACGCTGTCCCGCCCCGCGGTGACATCGGCGACGTCTCGTTCGTGCGCGCCGACATCCGCAACCCGGTGATCGCGAAGGTCATCGTCAAGGAGGACGTCGACACCGTCGTCCATATGAGCGTGATCTCGACCCCCGGCAGTGCCGGGGGTCGCAACACGATGAAAGAGCTCAACGTCATCGGGACGATGCAGCTCTTGGCCGCGTGCCAGAAGGCGCCCGGCCTGCGCACCCTCGTCGTGAAGTCGACGACGACCGTGTACGGCGCGAGCAGCCGCGACCCGGCCATGTTCACCGAGGACATGGAGCCGCGTCGCGCGCCGCGCTCGGGCTACGCCAAGGACGTCGCCGAGATCGAGGGCTACGTCCGCGGCTTCGCGCGTCGCCGCCCGGACGTCCGGGTGACGCTGCTGCGCGCGGCCAACGTGATCGGTCCCGGCGTCACCAGCCCGCTCACGTCGTACTTCCGGCTCCCGGTCATCCCGACCGTGCTCGGCCACGACGCGCGGCTGCAGTTCCTCCACGAGGCCGATCTCCTCGACGCCCTGCTGCACGCCACGCGCACCGACGTCGCCGGCACCTTCAACGTCGCCGGCGACGGTCTGCTGATGCTGTCCCAGGCGCTGCGCCGCCTGCAGCGGCCCACGATCGGGCTCCCGTCGTTCGCCGTCGGCAACGTCGGCTCGCTGCTCCGCTCGGCCCGGGTGGCCGACTTCTCGCCCGAGCAGACCGCGTTCCTCACCTACGGTCGCGGCGTCGACACGACCCGGATGCGCACCCACCTCGGCTTCGAGCCCAGGTACTCGACCGCCGAGGCGTTCGCCGACCTGGCCGGCGCGCTCGCCCCGACCGGGGGCCGCACCGACCGCTTGCTCAGCCGCCTTGCCGAGAGGCTTCCGGACCCGGACGCCGTACCTGCTGTCCCTGGGAGCGACCATGGGTGA
- the trpS gene encoding tryptophan--tRNA ligase, which yields MSSHPHRKLSLLTPSGHLTLGNLLGALRPMAAGQHEADCFYGIADLHALTTPHDPARLRDTVRETATILLAAGLDESTLFVQSWVPAHAQLAYLLESTAYTGELNRMIQFKEKGRGVDSTRVSLYTYPALMAADILLYRPQEVPVGADQRQHVELTRDLAIRFNTTYAPVFTVPEVTVPPVGARVMRLDDPLRKMGKSDTSAAGVIALLDPPDVVRRKVARAVTDSDTGPDAVRTDPAKPGVTNLLDILSACGGSADGITTYGALKRAVTDAVVAELAPLQKRYAELAADPTHVDGIFRAGAARCREVTAPVLAAAEAAIGL from the coding sequence ATGTCCTCCCACCCGCACCGCAAGCTCTCGCTGCTCACCCCGAGCGGCCACCTGACCCTCGGCAACCTGCTGGGCGCCCTGCGCCCGATGGCCGCCGGCCAGCACGAGGCCGACTGCTTCTACGGCATCGCCGACCTGCACGCGCTGACGACGCCGCACGACCCGGCCCGCCTGCGGGACACCGTCCGCGAGACCGCGACGATCCTGCTCGCCGCCGGCCTCGACGAGTCGACGCTCTTCGTGCAGAGCTGGGTGCCGGCCCACGCGCAGCTGGCCTACCTGCTCGAGTCCACGGCGTACACCGGCGAGCTCAACCGGATGATCCAGTTCAAGGAGAAGGGCCGCGGCGTCGACTCGACGCGGGTCTCGCTCTACACCTACCCGGCGCTGATGGCGGCCGACATCCTGCTGTACCGGCCGCAGGAGGTGCCGGTCGGCGCCGACCAGCGCCAGCACGTCGAGCTCACCCGAGACCTGGCGATCCGCTTCAACACCACCTACGCGCCGGTCTTCACGGTGCCCGAGGTGACCGTCCCCCCTGTCGGCGCGCGGGTGATGCGGCTGGACGACCCGCTCCGCAAGATGGGGAAGTCCGACACCTCGGCGGCCGGCGTGATCGCGCTGCTCGACCCGCCCGACGTCGTACGCCGGAAGGTGGCGCGTGCGGTCACCGACTCCGACACCGGCCCCGACGCCGTACGCACGGATCCGGCGAAGCCCGGCGTGACCAACCTGCTGGACATCCTCTCGGCCTGCGGCGGCTCGGCCGACGGCATCACGACGTACGGCGCCCTCAAGCGAGCCGTGACCGATGCGGTCGTGGCCGAGCTCGCGCCGCTCCAGAAGAGGTACGCCGAGCTCGCGGCCGACCCGACGCACGTGGACGGGATCTTCCGCGCCGGGGCCGCCCGCTGCCGGGAGGTGACCGCCCCGGTGCTGGCGGCGGCGGAGGCCGCGATCGGTCTCTGA
- a CDS encoding 30S ribosomal protein bS22 gives MGSVIKKRRKRMAKKKHRKLLKKTRVQRRKLGK, from the coding sequence GTGGGTTCTGTCATCAAGAAGCGGCGCAAGCGCATGGCCAAGAAGAAGCACCGCAAGCTGCTCAAGAAGACGCGCGTCCAGCGTCGCAAGCTCGGCAAGTAG
- a CDS encoding TerD family protein, which translates to MIELSKGQEIELPAGGGLLRMGLGWDKNPSAGPFSSGGDRDVDLDASAVEFGGGQLFDLAFYNNRTTRDGSVVHLGDNTTGSGEGDDETITVDLAQVHRQIDTIFLLVTSYHGHSLEWVANAYCRVVDDEGTELARITLTLGVPETGVVMARIARSGDGWVLRAVAEGIAVKLPTESGLKLKRFL; encoded by the coding sequence GTGATCGAGCTGAGCAAGGGCCAGGAGATCGAGCTGCCCGCCGGGGGCGGCCTGCTGCGGATGGGGCTCGGGTGGGACAAGAACCCCAGCGCCGGACCGTTCAGCAGCGGCGGCGACCGTGACGTCGACCTCGATGCCTCGGCGGTCGAGTTCGGCGGCGGGCAGCTCTTCGACCTCGCGTTCTACAACAACCGCACGACCCGTGACGGGTCGGTCGTGCACCTCGGCGACAACACCACCGGCAGTGGCGAAGGTGACGACGAGACGATCACCGTGGACCTCGCGCAGGTGCACCGGCAGATCGACACGATCTTCCTGCTGGTCACCAGCTACCACGGTCACAGCCTCGAGTGGGTCGCCAACGCCTACTGTCGCGTCGTCGACGACGAGGGCACCGAGCTCGCGCGGATCACGCTGACCCTGGGCGTGCCCGAGACCGGCGTCGTGATGGCCCGGATCGCCCGCTCCGGGGACGGCTGGGTGCTGCGGGCGGTCGCCGAGGGGATCGCCGTCAAGCTCCCGACGGAGTCCGGGCTGAAGCTGAAGCGCTTCCTCTGA
- a CDS encoding helix-turn-helix domain-containing protein, producing MATSSGDGSDSKFLTVAEVAGMMRVSKMTVYRLVHGGDLPAVRVGRSFRVLESDVDEYLRKSFYNAG from the coding sequence ATGGCTACCAGTTCCGGGGACGGCTCTGACTCGAAGTTCCTCACCGTTGCCGAAGTGGCAGGGATGATGCGCGTCTCCAAGATGACCGTCTACCGACTTGTCCACGGGGGCGACCTTCCGGCCGTCCGGGTCGGCCGCTCCTTCCGGGTGCTCGAGTCCGATGTGGACGAGTACCTCCGCAAGAGCTTCTACAACGCCGGCTGA
- a CDS encoding ABC transporter ATP-binding protein — protein MVKNAVEIRGLRVRRGARPVLDGLELRIGGGVTGLLGPSGCGKSTLMRCLVGVQRTRAGTVSIFGEAAGSRPLRDRVGYVTQAASVYDDLTVAENLRFFARVLGVDSGEVDRVVEAVDLARSRDQVVGRLSGGQRSRASLAVALLGSPDLLVLDEPTVGLDPVLREDLWALFHRLADAGTAVFVSSHVMDEAERCHRLLLMRDGRIIADGSPDDIKREAQADSIDAAFLAIVRRDA, from the coding sequence ATGGTGAAAAACGCGGTGGAGATTCGTGGGCTCCGGGTACGCCGCGGGGCGCGCCCGGTGCTGGACGGGCTCGAGCTCAGGATCGGCGGTGGCGTCACCGGCCTGCTCGGCCCCAGCGGCTGCGGCAAGTCCACGCTGATGCGCTGCCTGGTCGGCGTCCAGCGGACGCGGGCCGGGACGGTCAGCATCTTCGGCGAGGCGGCCGGGAGCAGGCCGCTGCGCGACCGGGTCGGCTACGTCACCCAGGCGGCCAGCGTGTACGACGACCTGACGGTCGCCGAGAACCTCCGCTTCTTCGCCCGCGTGCTCGGTGTCGACAGCGGCGAGGTGGATCGGGTCGTCGAGGCGGTCGACCTGGCCCGCAGCAGGGACCAGGTCGTGGGCCGGCTCAGCGGCGGCCAGCGCAGCCGGGCCAGCCTGGCGGTCGCGCTCCTCGGCAGCCCCGACCTGCTCGTCCTCGACGAGCCCACGGTCGGTCTGGACCCAGTCCTCCGCGAGGACCTGTGGGCGCTCTTCCACCGCCTCGCCGACGCCGGGACCGCGGTGTTCGTGTCCAGCCACGTCATGGACGAGGCCGAGCGGTGCCACCGGCTGCTGCTGATGCGCGACGGTCGGATCATCGCCGACGGGTCACCCGACGACATCAAGCGGGAGGCGCAGGCCGACTCGATCGACGCCGCCTTCCTCGCGATCGTGAGGCGAGACGCATGA
- a CDS encoding TetR/AcrR family transcriptional regulator, which yields MPDPAARSPKAEQTRRTIVDAAMRLFRTAGYDRSTMRAIAAEAGVSVGNAYYYFGSKEHLVQAFYDQLQEEHAAAAARVLATERGFADRLSGVLLSWVDVAAPHHAFASQFFQNAADPSSPLSPFSPESAPARDASIAIFEELLAGADVKVGAALRAELPSLLWLLLMGIVLFWVYDTSPDQARTRLLVRRVAPIVDRLVRLSRMPVVRGVVDDLVGLVKELRS from the coding sequence GTGCCGGACCCTGCAGCCCGCTCGCCCAAGGCTGAGCAGACCCGCCGGACCATCGTCGACGCGGCGATGCGGCTCTTCCGCACCGCCGGCTACGACCGGTCGACCATGCGCGCGATCGCCGCCGAGGCCGGGGTGTCGGTGGGCAACGCCTACTACTACTTCGGCTCCAAGGAGCACCTGGTCCAGGCGTTCTACGACCAGCTCCAGGAGGAGCACGCGGCGGCCGCCGCCCGGGTCCTGGCCACCGAGCGCGGCTTCGCCGACCGGCTGAGCGGCGTCCTGCTCTCCTGGGTCGACGTGGCGGCACCCCACCACGCGTTCGCCAGCCAGTTCTTCCAGAACGCCGCCGATCCCTCGAGCCCGCTCTCGCCCTTCAGCCCGGAGTCGGCGCCCGCGCGTGACGCCAGCATCGCCATCTTCGAGGAGCTGCTCGCCGGCGCCGACGTCAAGGTCGGCGCCGCCCTGCGCGCCGAGCTGCCGAGCCTGCTGTGGCTGCTGCTGATGGGCATCGTCCTCTTCTGGGTCTACGACACCAGCCCCGACCAGGCCCGGACCCGCCTGCTGGTGCGCCGGGTCGCACCGATCGTCGACCGGCTCGTGCGGCTGTCGCGGATGCCCGTCGTACGCGGCGTCGTCGACGACCTGGTCGGCCTGGTCAAGGAGCTGCGGTCGTGA
- a CDS encoding ABC transporter permease — protein MTPRITLAVAGRVLTQIRRDRRTLALLLVLPCLLITLLWWMFEDTPVFDQVGPALLAMFPFIVMFLVTSVTTLRERSGGTLERLLAMPMGKLDFLLGYALAFGAVAAVQASLAVGLSVGLLGLDVQGPVWLLLVVAVVDAVLGTALGLFVSAFAQTEFQAVQFMPAVVIPQILLCGLFVPRDQLPQVLEWVSNVLPLSYAVDAMQTLTETTATGDVWRDLVVVAAYAVAGLALGAATLRRRTP, from the coding sequence ATGACGCCCCGCATCACGCTGGCCGTCGCCGGCCGCGTGCTGACCCAGATCCGCCGCGACCGGCGCACCCTCGCCCTGCTGCTCGTCCTGCCCTGCCTGCTGATCACCCTGCTGTGGTGGATGTTCGAGGACACCCCGGTCTTCGACCAGGTCGGGCCGGCCCTGCTCGCGATGTTCCCGTTCATCGTGATGTTCCTGGTGACCAGCGTGACCACGCTCCGCGAGCGCAGCGGCGGCACCCTCGAGCGCCTCCTCGCGATGCCGATGGGCAAGCTCGACTTCCTGCTGGGCTACGCGCTCGCCTTCGGGGCGGTCGCCGCCGTCCAGGCGTCGCTGGCGGTCGGCCTCAGCGTCGGCCTGCTCGGCCTCGACGTGCAGGGGCCGGTCTGGCTGCTGCTCGTCGTCGCCGTCGTCGACGCCGTCCTCGGTACGGCGCTCGGCCTGTTCGTCAGCGCCTTCGCGCAGACCGAGTTCCAGGCCGTGCAGTTCATGCCGGCCGTGGTGATCCCGCAGATCCTGTTGTGCGGCCTCTTCGTCCCGCGCGACCAGCTGCCGCAGGTGCTCGAGTGGGTCAGCAACGTGCTGCCGCTCAGCTATGCCGTCGACGCGATGCAGACCCTCACCGAGACGACCGCCACCGGAGACGTCTGGCGCGACCTCGTGGTCGTCGCGGCGTACGCCGTCGCCGGGCTCGCCCTGGGCGCCGCGACCCTGCGGCGCCGTACACCCTGA
- a CDS encoding acetoin utilization protein AcuC, with amino-acid sequence MSSPSVPCSGPATVVFDQSLTEYDFGPDHPMSPLRVDLTMRLATDLGVVGERLRVVPAPVASDDLIATVHRPELIEAVMRAGRDPFSADGAHGLGTDDNPIFRDMHHATAHIVGASVEAFRQVWSGESLHAANITGGLHHAMPGRASGFCIYNDVAVGIQWLLDQGAERVAYVDLDVHHGDGVERIFWNDPRVLTISLHETGQMLFPGTGFPQDLGGPEAPGSAVNVALPPGTGDAGWLRAFHAVVPPLLREFDPQVLVTQHGCDSHAEDPLAHLMLTVDGQRAAYLAVHELAHELCAGRWVATGGGGYAVVDVVPRAWTHLLAILSGAPLDPALETPDSWREHVRERLGRVAPMRLTDGRTPAYRDWGEGYDPDTWLDRAIHATRMEAFPLHGLDPLP; translated from the coding sequence GTGTCCTCCCCGTCGGTCCCGTGCTCAGGACCGGCAACGGTCGTCTTCGACCAGAGCCTGACCGAGTACGACTTCGGCCCCGACCACCCGATGTCGCCGCTGCGCGTCGACCTGACGATGCGACTGGCGACCGACCTCGGCGTCGTGGGGGAGCGCCTGCGCGTCGTGCCCGCGCCGGTGGCGAGCGACGACCTGATCGCGACCGTGCACCGACCCGAGCTGATCGAGGCGGTCATGCGCGCCGGTCGGGACCCCTTCTCCGCCGACGGGGCCCACGGGCTCGGCACCGACGACAACCCGATCTTCCGCGACATGCACCACGCGACCGCGCACATCGTCGGGGCCAGCGTCGAGGCGTTCCGCCAGGTCTGGAGCGGGGAGTCCCTGCACGCCGCCAACATCACGGGCGGGCTGCACCACGCGATGCCCGGGCGGGCCAGCGGCTTCTGCATCTACAACGACGTCGCGGTCGGCATCCAGTGGCTGCTCGACCAGGGCGCCGAGCGGGTGGCGTACGTCGACCTCGACGTCCACCACGGCGACGGCGTCGAGCGGATCTTCTGGAACGACCCCCGGGTGCTGACGATCTCCCTGCACGAGACCGGCCAGATGCTCTTCCCGGGCACCGGCTTCCCGCAGGACCTGGGTGGCCCGGAGGCGCCGGGCTCGGCCGTCAACGTCGCGCTGCCGCCAGGCACGGGCGACGCCGGCTGGCTACGCGCCTTCCACGCCGTCGTACCCCCGCTGCTGCGTGAGTTCGACCCGCAGGTGCTGGTCACCCAGCACGGCTGCGACTCCCACGCCGAGGACCCGCTCGCGCACCTGATGCTCACCGTCGACGGCCAGCGGGCCGCCTACCTGGCCGTGCACGAGCTCGCCCACGAGCTGTGCGCCGGCAGGTGGGTCGCCACCGGGGGCGGCGGGTACGCCGTCGTCGACGTCGTCCCGCGGGCGTGGACGCACCTGCTGGCGATCCTCTCCGGCGCGCCACTCGACCCCGCGCTGGAGACCCCCGACTCCTGGCGCGAGCACGTCCGCGAGCGGCTCGGGCGGGTGGCACCGATGCGCCTCACCGACGGGCGTACGCCGGCGTACCGCGACTGGGGCGAGGGCTACGACCCGGACACCTGGCTGGACCGCGCGATCCACGCCACCCGCATGGAGGCGTTCCCGCTGCACGGTCTCGACCCGCTGCCCTGA
- a CDS encoding proline dehydrogenase family protein → MSLLRQPLLLLARSGQVKKLVSTMPVSAGIVRSYVPGETNESAADATAGLAQDGLLVTLDFLGEDTLDADQAEATVAAYVDVLKQLSARGLTRGAEVSVKLSAIGQFLPEVGHKTALENARTICRAARNAGTTVTLDMEDHTTTDSTLSILRELRKDFPETGAVLQAMLHRTEADCRALAHEGSRVRLCKGAYLEPEDVAFQDRLDVDKSYVRCLKVLLAGEGYPMIATHDPRMIEIAGSLASRYGRTPGTYEFQMLYGIRPDEQRRLAEKGERVRVYVPYGTEWYGYLMRRLAERPQNLSFFVKSLISKK, encoded by the coding sequence ATGTCGCTCCTCCGTCAGCCCCTTCTCCTGCTTGCCCGCAGCGGCCAGGTCAAGAAGCTCGTCAGCACCATGCCGGTCTCGGCCGGGATCGTCCGCAGCTACGTCCCCGGCGAGACCAACGAGTCCGCCGCGGACGCGACCGCCGGGCTCGCCCAGGACGGGCTGCTGGTGACGCTCGACTTCCTCGGCGAGGACACCCTCGACGCCGACCAGGCCGAGGCGACGGTCGCGGCGTACGTCGACGTCCTCAAGCAGCTCTCCGCCCGCGGCCTGACCCGGGGCGCCGAGGTGTCGGTCAAGCTCAGCGCCATCGGCCAGTTCCTCCCCGAGGTCGGCCACAAGACGGCGCTCGAGAATGCCCGCACCATCTGCCGCGCCGCCCGCAACGCCGGCACCACGGTCACCCTCGACATGGAGGACCACACCACCACCGACTCGACGCTGAGCATCCTGCGCGAGCTGCGCAAGGACTTCCCCGAGACCGGCGCCGTCCTCCAGGCGATGCTGCACCGCACCGAGGCCGACTGCCGCGCGCTGGCCCACGAGGGCTCGCGGGTCCGGCTCTGCAAGGGCGCCTACCTCGAGCCCGAGGACGTCGCCTTCCAGGACCGCCTCGACGTCGACAAGTCCTACGTCCGCTGCCTCAAGGTGCTGCTGGCCGGCGAGGGCTACCCGATGATCGCCACCCACGACCCGCGGATGATCGAGATCGCCGGCTCGCTGGCGAGCCGCTACGGCCGGACGCCGGGCACCTACGAGTTCCAGATGCTCTACGGCATCCGCCCCGACGAGCAGCGCCGCCTGGCCGAGAAGGGCGAGCGCGTCCGCGTCTACGTCCCCTACGGCACCGAGTGGTACGGCTACCTGATGAGAAGGCTCGCGGAGCGTCCGCAGAACCTGTCATTCTTCGTGAAGTCCCTCATCTCCAAGAAGTAG
- the proC gene encoding pyrroline-5-carboxylate reductase — MSQTAILGAGVMGETLLSGLVRAGRRVDNLLVGEKRADRAKELEDRYGVAVVSNVEAAQKSDTIALVVKPQDMGDVLDEIASVLRPGQLLVSLAAGITTAFIEARVPEGVAVVRVMPNTPALVDEGMAAISPGSHCSEEDLAEAEALMASVGKVLRIPERQQDAVTAISGSGPAYIFFVVESMIEAGVHLGLPRSTATDLVVQTLVGSAKMLRETGTHPTVLREQVTSPAGTTAAALRELEIHRVRAAFLAAMEAARDRSRELAEGS; from the coding sequence ATGTCCCAGACCGCCATCCTCGGCGCCGGCGTGATGGGCGAGACCCTCCTGTCGGGCCTGGTCCGCGCCGGCCGCCGCGTCGACAACCTCCTCGTCGGCGAGAAGCGCGCCGACCGCGCCAAGGAGCTCGAGGACCGGTACGGCGTCGCCGTGGTCTCCAACGTCGAGGCCGCGCAGAAGTCCGACACGATCGCGCTGGTCGTCAAGCCGCAGGACATGGGCGACGTGCTCGACGAGATCGCCTCCGTCTTGCGTCCCGGTCAGCTGCTGGTCTCGCTGGCTGCCGGCATCACCACGGCGTTCATCGAGGCCCGCGTGCCCGAGGGTGTCGCCGTCGTCCGGGTCATGCCCAACACCCCGGCGCTGGTCGACGAGGGCATGGCCGCGATCTCCCCGGGCAGCCACTGCAGCGAGGAGGACCTCGCCGAGGCCGAGGCGCTGATGGCGTCCGTCGGGAAGGTGCTGCGGATCCCGGAGCGTCAGCAGGACGCGGTCACGGCGATCTCCGGCAGCGGGCCGGCGTACATCTTCTTCGTCGTCGAGTCGATGATCGAGGCCGGCGTGCACCTCGGGCTGCCGCGCTCGACCGCCACCGACCTCGTCGTCCAGACGCTCGTCGGCTCCGCCAAGATGCTCCGCGAGACCGGCACCCACCCGACCGTGCTCCGCGAGCAGGTCACCTCGCCCGCCGGTACGACGGCCGCCGCCCTGCGCGAGCTCGAGATCCACCGGGTCCGAGCGGCGTTCCTCGCTGCCATGGAGGCCGCCCGCGACCGGTCCCGGGAACTCGCCGAAGGAAGCTGA
- a CDS encoding DCC1-like thiol-disulfide oxidoreductase family protein, with the protein MTPDDLRLTVLTDPACPLCRRFADWLARQPLLVPLELVPAGSPEARSRFPMLDHARTVEEITVVGSDGAVWTHEHAWVMCLWATRSHRRNAIRLSRPHLLPLARGAAYSAAGIRHLLARRQVGNEVRVELRGGDYADVCAGPCSPLAQG; encoded by the coding sequence ATGACGCCCGACGACCTGAGGCTGACCGTCCTCACCGACCCGGCGTGTCCGCTGTGCCGACGCTTCGCGGACTGGCTGGCCCGCCAGCCGCTGCTGGTGCCCCTGGAGCTCGTGCCCGCAGGCTCGCCCGAGGCGCGCAGCCGCTTCCCGATGCTCGACCACGCGCGGACGGTCGAGGAGATCACCGTCGTCGGCAGCGACGGTGCGGTGTGGACTCACGAGCACGCCTGGGTGATGTGCCTGTGGGCGACCCGGTCGCACCGCCGCAACGCGATCCGGCTGAGTCGGCCGCACCTGCTCCCCCTGGCCCGGGGCGCGGCCTACAGCGCGGCCGGCATCCGCCACCTGCTGGCCCGCCGTCAGGTCGGCAACGAGGTCCGGGTCGAGCTCCGAGGAGGTGACTACGCTGATGTCTGTGCCGGACCCTGCAGCCCGCTCGCCCAAGGCTGA
- a CDS encoding sugar phosphate isomerase/epimerase → MSTLPRIGLSTVSVYPESSAHAFSYASSLGYDTVEVMVGIDALSQQTSAIKQLSDHHGVPISAVHAPCLLFTQRVWGTEPWGKLERSAEMAHAVGAEVVVVHPPFRWQKAYAREFVDGIAALEASTGLAFAVENMYPWRASGRKAEMYLPGWDPSTEPYANTTIDLSHAAIAGSDVVEMATRLGDRLRHIHLTDGTGSAKDEHLVPGRGSMNAGSFLRHLATTAFSGEVVLEINTRKCVDRTERERDLVESLEFAREHLAVGTP, encoded by the coding sequence ATGAGCACGCTGCCCCGGATCGGGTTGTCGACCGTCTCGGTCTACCCCGAGTCCTCCGCCCACGCGTTCTCGTACGCCTCGTCACTGGGCTACGACACGGTCGAGGTGATGGTCGGGATCGACGCGCTGAGCCAGCAGACGTCGGCGATCAAGCAGCTCTCCGACCACCACGGGGTGCCGATCTCCGCCGTGCACGCCCCGTGCCTGCTCTTCACCCAGCGGGTCTGGGGCACGGAGCCCTGGGGCAAGCTCGAGCGGTCGGCCGAGATGGCGCACGCCGTCGGTGCCGAGGTGGTCGTGGTCCATCCGCCGTTCCGCTGGCAGAAGGCGTACGCCCGAGAGTTCGTCGACGGGATCGCGGCGCTGGAGGCCTCGACCGGGCTCGCCTTCGCGGTCGAGAACATGTATCCGTGGCGGGCCTCCGGCCGCAAGGCGGAGATGTACCTGCCCGGCTGGGACCCGTCCACCGAGCCCTACGCCAACACGACCATCGACCTGTCCCACGCCGCGATCGCGGGCTCCGACGTGGTGGAGATGGCGACGCGTCTCGGCGACCGGCTGCGACACATCCACCTCACCGACGGCACCGGGTCGGCCAAGGACGAGCACCTGGTGCCCGGACGCGGGTCGATGAACGCGGGGTCCTTCCTGCGCCACCTCGCGACGACCGCCTTCTCCGGCGAGGTCGTGCTCGAGATCAACACCCGCAAGTGCGTCGACCGGACCGAGCGCGAACGCGACCTGGTCGAGTCGCTGGAGTTCGCCCGCGAGCACCTGGCGGTGGGCACCCCGTGA